A section of the Primulina eburnea isolate SZY01 chromosome 1, ASM2296580v1, whole genome shotgun sequence genome encodes:
- the LOC140829481 gene encoding sulfate transporter 1.3-like → MSANRIADEADISSAVSSGGHADSLPYVHKVGVPPKQNLLNEIKFTFKETLFHDDPLRSFKDQPIARKLLLGIQAIFPILDWGRRYDLSMFRADLIAGLTIASLCIPQDIAYSKLANLDPQYGLYSSFVPPLIYALMGSLRYIAIGPVAVVSLLLGTLLQKEFDPELQKVEYQRLAFTATFFTGTTQFALGCFRLGFLIDFLSYAGVVGFKAGAAITITLQQLRGLLGMQNFTKKTGIIPVMKSVWSNVHHGWNWETIVIGVTFLVFLLLAKYMGKKNKKLFMIAAISPLISVVVSTFFVYITHAERKGVQIVNHITKGINPSSVHLIYFTGSHVATGFRIGAVAGMVALAEAVAIGRSFGAKKDHHIDGNREMVALGCTNIIGSMTSCFITTGSFSRSAINYMAGCKTAMSNIIISCVVCLTLLVITPLFKYTPNAILASIIISAVLGLVDYEAMILIWKTDKFDFIACMGAFLGVIFSSIEIGLLVAVCISFAKIFLQVTRPRIVVLGKIPRTTVYRDMEQYTEATKVPGVLIVRVDSAIYFSNSNYIKERVLRLLADEEEQLQEKNQQRIQYLIIEMSSVVDLDTSGIHSMEDLFKSLQKRDIHLVLVNPGQSVLLKLHASGLATTVGDDNVFLTVEDAVTTLAPKMEP, encoded by the exons ATGAGTGCCAATCGTATTGCAGACGAGGCCGATATTTCGAGCGCCGTTTCTTCTGGTGGCCACGCTGATAGCTTGCCTTATGTTCACAAGGTGGGAGTGCCTCCTAAGCAGAATCTGTTGAATGAAATCAAATTCACCTTCAAAGAGACCTTATTCCATGATGATCCCCTAAGGTCTTTCAAGGACCAACCAATAGCAAGAAAACTTTTACTCGGGATTCAAGCTATTTTCCCGATTCTCGACTGGGGAAGAAGGTATGATCTTTCCATGTTCAGAGCTGATCTCATTGCAGGACTCACCATTGCAAGTCTCTGCATACCTCAG GACATTGCATATTCAAAACTTGCTAACTTGGATCCACAATATGGGCTGT ATAGTAGTTTTGTTCCACCCTTGATATATGCCTTAATGGGGAGCTTGAGATATATCGCAATCGGCCCTGTGGCAGTGGTGTCTCTCTTACTGGGAACATTGCTTCAGAAGGAATTCGACCCCGAACTACAAAAAGTAGAGTACCAACGTCTTGCGTTTACTGCGACATTCTTCACCGGAACCACTCAATTTGCACTCGGTTGCTTCCG GTTGGGTTTCTTGATTGACTTCCTATCTTATGCTGGCGTTGTCGGGTTCAAGGCAGGAGCAGCCATTACCATTACCCTTCAGCAGCTTAGAGGTTTACTGGGAATGCAGAATTTCACCAAGAAAACTGGCATAATTCCCGTGATGAAATCTGTGTGGAGCAACGTGCATCATGGG TGGAACTGGGAGACAATCGTAATAGGAGTCACGTTCTTGGTTTTCCTACTACTTGCCAAGTATATG GGTAAAAAGAACAAGAAATTATTTATGATAGCTGCCATATCTCCATTGATTTCAGTTGTCGTTTCGACTTTCTTTGTTTACATCACCCATGCAGAAAGGAAAGGAGTCCAAATT GTGAACCACATTACAAAAGGCATCAACCCTTCATCCGTACACTTAATCTATTTCACCGGTAGCCATGTCGCCACGGGTTTCAGAATCGGTGCGGTGGCAGGGATGGTTGCACTCGCT GAAGCTGTAGCGATTGGCAGAAGTTTTGGAGCGAAGAAAGATCATCACATCGACGGAAATAGAGAAATGGTAGCATTAGGTTGCACGAATATCATTGGCTCCATGACATCTTGTTTCATAACAACAG GTTCGTTCTCGCGTTCTGCTATAAATTATATGGCCGGATGCAAAACGGCTATGTCAAACATCATAATCTCGTGTGTCGTGTGCCTGACTCTACTTGTGATCACTCCATTGTTCAAGTACACCCCAAATGCCATTTTGGCTTCCATCATAATATCAGCTGTCTTAGGATTAGTAGATTATGAAGCCATGATTTTAATATGGAAGACTGATAAATTCGATTTTATCGCTTGTATGGGAGCATTTCTTGGCGTCATTTTCTCCTCAATTGAGATAGGCCTTCTCGTAGCG GTTTGTATCTCTTTTGCCAAGATATTTCTCCAAGTTACCAGGCCGAGAATTGTTGTACTAGGTAAAATTCCAAGAACTACAGTTTACAGAGATATGGAGCAATACACAGAAGCAACAAAAGTTCCTGGTGTTCTGATTGTGAGAGTTGATTCTGCCATCTATTTTTCCAACTCCAATTACATAAAGGAAAG GGTATTGAGATTGCTAGCAGATGAAGAGGAACAGCTTCAAGAAAAGAACCAACAGAGGATTCAATACTTGATAATCGAAATGTCAT CTGTAGTAGACTTAGATACCAGTGGCATTCATTCCATGGAAGATCTGTTCAAAAGTCTACAAAAGAGAGACATACAT CTTGTTCTTGTGAATCCCGGACAGTCCGTTCTTCTCAAGCTTCATGCATCAGGCTTAGCTACAACAGTTGGAGATGATAATGTTTTTCTCACAGTCGAAGATGCTGTCACGACTTTGGCTCCTAAGATGGAACCATAG